One Stratiformator vulcanicus genomic window, AACCGTAAACTGAGTCTCTCAGCCCGGCAGACAATGCAAATCGCCCAGAAACTCTACGAAGAGGGGCACATCACCTACATGCGGACCGACAGCGTCTCGCTCTCAAATGAAGCGGTTTCCGCCATTCGCCGCACGATCGACAAGCGATACGGGCACGATTACCTGAGTCCCCAGACGCGGACGTTCTCCGGCAAATCGAAGAACGCCCAGGAAGCCCACGAGGCGATTCGACCCGCCGGAACGGCGATGCAAACCGCGAAGGAACTGGGCCTCAGCGGCGGTCAGGCGAAGCTCTATGATCTGGTCTGGAAACGGTCGGTCGCCTGCCAGATGGCCGAAGCACGCCTGAAATTCCAGACCGTCACGATCAAAGCGGACGATGCCGAGTTCCGGGCAACCGGTCGGCACGTCGAATTCCCCGGATTTTTTCGAGCCTACGTCGAAGGCTCTGACGATCCCGAGGCCGCGCTCGACGATACAGAGTCAGCGTTGCCCCCGCTCTCCCAGGGCGACCAACTCAATGTCGAAGAGTTGAAGGCGCTGCCGCACGAGACGAAACCGCCGGCGCGATTTACTGAAGCCTCTCTGGTTCGTCGGCTCGAAGCCGAGGGCATCGGTCGACCGAGTACCTATGCCAGCATCATCGGCACGGTGCAGGATCGCGGCTACGTCGAAAAGCAGGGGAGTCAACTCGTCCCGACATTCACCGCGGTTGCCGTGAATCGACTCCTACAACAACACTTTCCGGACCTCGTCGATTACAGCTTCACCGCCGATATGGAGCAGAAGCTCGATGACATCTCGAACGGCGATAAGAACCGGCTGCCCTATCTGAACCGGTTTTATTCGGGTCCGTCGGGGATCGATCAGCAGGTCAAATCGAAAGAGGAGGGGATCGACCCCCGAACTGCCTGCACCTTAAAACTGGACAACCTCGACCCGGACGTCCGCATTGGTCGGTACGGTCCGTTCTTTGAAGTTCAGTCAGACGGCGAACGGGTCACGGCTTCGATTCCGAATCACATCGCTCCGGCCGACCTTACGGAGGAAATGGCCGAAAAATTAATTCGGGAGAAAAAGGAAGGCCCCAAGAGCCTGGGTGCCCACCCCGAGGAAGGCCTCCCGATCTATATCAAGAACGGCCCGTACGGTCCCTACGTGCAACTGGGCGATATCACGGAAGAAACGCCTAAGCCGAAGCGTAGCGGCATACCCAAAAGCATTAATCCCGAAGAGGTCGATCTCGAAACGGCTATCAAGCTCTTAGGCCTCCCGCGACGACTCGGCCATCATCCCGACACGGGTAAAGTCGTTAACGTAGGCATTGGTCCTTACGGACCGTACGTGCTGCACGACCGAAAATATGGGAGCTTCGACAAAAAGACCCACACGTTCGAATACGATGGCGAGTCTTACAATATTTTTAATGTTACGCTCGATGCGGCTTGCGAAATGTTGCGGCAGTCGAAGAGCCGCGGACCTGCCAAACCACTTCGCGAACTGGGAGAACACCCCGAAGATAAAAAACCGGTCGGCATCTTCGAAGGCCGTTACGGCTCTTATGTCAAACACGGCCGCACCAATGCGACCTTACCCAAAGACCGCGATATTAAAGAAGTGACACTCGAAGAAGCGGTCACAATGCTGAATGAAAAGGCCGCCAAGAAGGGCACAAAGAAAAAAGGCGCTAAGAAGAAGGCGACAAAGAAAAAAGCCGCCAAGAAAAAATCCGCGAAGAAAAAAACCTAAGAAGCAAGGCGAAAGCCCACGGGTTGCAACCCGTGGGCTTTGGTGATCGATTCTCGATTTTACTCCCCCCAGCGCTTCATCAGCGAAGCATCGACATCGAGTTGAT contains:
- the topA gene encoding type I DNA topoisomerase encodes the protein MVAKAKKTLVIVESPAKAKKIQSFLGPGYEVLASYGHVRDLPSKAAEIPEKFKKEAWSNLGVNVEQDYEPLYVIPKDKKDRVKQLRDSLKNADELLIATDEDREGESIGWHLIELLKPKVPVRRMVFAEITKDAIQRAINDTRELDENLVAAQETRRVLDRLYGYTLSPLLWKKIARGLSAGRVQSVAVRMLVERELERAAFRSGSYWDLAANLKSGESTPFDAALQTVGGRKIASGKDFDETTGQLKTDANVLLLDEAAATELRERIEKSDWSVAEVETRDQKRNPYPPFTTSTLQQEANRKLSLSARQTMQIAQKLYEEGHITYMRTDSVSLSNEAVSAIRRTIDKRYGHDYLSPQTRTFSGKSKNAQEAHEAIRPAGTAMQTAKELGLSGGQAKLYDLVWKRSVACQMAEARLKFQTVTIKADDAEFRATGRHVEFPGFFRAYVEGSDDPEAALDDTESALPPLSQGDQLNVEELKALPHETKPPARFTEASLVRRLEAEGIGRPSTYASIIGTVQDRGYVEKQGSQLVPTFTAVAVNRLLQQHFPDLVDYSFTADMEQKLDDISNGDKNRLPYLNRFYSGPSGIDQQVKSKEEGIDPRTACTLKLDNLDPDVRIGRYGPFFEVQSDGERVTASIPNHIAPADLTEEMAEKLIREKKEGPKSLGAHPEEGLPIYIKNGPYGPYVQLGDITEETPKPKRSGIPKSINPEEVDLETAIKLLGLPRRLGHHPDTGKVVNVGIGPYGPYVLHDRKYGSFDKKTHTFEYDGESYNIFNVTLDAACEMLRQSKSRGPAKPLRELGEHPEDKKPVGIFEGRYGSYVKHGRTNATLPKDRDIKEVTLEEAVTMLNEKAAKKGTKKKGAKKKATKKKAAKKKSAKKKT